In Salinigranum marinum, one DNA window encodes the following:
- a CDS encoding HAH_0734 family protein, producing the protein MKKLIVRGDPGIRRDAVIEWDGEEQICFSIDRQGDYHGPDEVQLWCTIGTEDERETFEKREYVPHFLDVDSVDAEALTVIQKRGT; encoded by the coding sequence ATGAAGAAGCTCATCGTCCGCGGCGACCCCGGGATCCGGCGCGACGCCGTCATCGAGTGGGACGGCGAGGAGCAGATCTGTTTCTCCATCGACCGCCAAGGCGACTACCACGGACCCGACGAGGTGCAGTTGTGGTGTACCATCGGCACCGAAGACGAGCGCGAGACGTTCGAGAAACGCGAGTACGTCCCGCACTTCCTCGACGTCGACTCCGTCGACGCCGAGGCGCTCACCGTGATCCAAAAGCGCGGCACGTAA
- a CDS encoding DUF2298 domain-containing protein has translation MEYALVVRWLLLFALVAVAGVPIAARLFRVPGRGAGFALPVALVVLALPAYWVGHFSLAAGPLVGVVVLFVAAAVAGLDLAALREGELRGAPDLTIDRRALADVAAVFVVAFCFLVAVRAVDPAVHAIGGEKFLDFGLLKSLARAEALPPEDMWFAGEPIRYYYGGHLIASLLARLSATPPRFAYNLALAGFYAMLVTAAYDLAAAISASRRAEPASARDRADAPREGSARLAGLLSAFFVGFAANLHTAADVALGVLPGGLRTVVAAWIAAGNDADPAEVLADASDFFYFDASRVIPGTINEFPLFAWLNGDLHAHMMGLPFLLLVAGLAFAYSETPAVDVRRRRLLVFGAVPVVAGLQSVVDTWSFPTVFGLLFLGLAFAPAHPLSLLPGGSRFAATAGDTTDGGAEGKGADDGGARLGRELGRLAGALGIAVIAGIVGLVLSAPFVTLAAGGGSSRSLELLAAADRSSLQGLLVVHGAFVLAFGAYLLSRVGRATPVLVGVVAVAVAASAVDLPVLVLTAPLLVLGFVALRFDRPVGFETVLVVGGAGLVTMVEIVYLTEQAGPLRMNTVFKFYIQTWVLWGVAAGATLAGLLRQGTETATRAAATRARATTDGGGEDQLDGTDFPVRRVLAACFVLLLVVSTSTYGAFALGNHFGNAPEPTLDATAFVERDHPEEAPAIRWLDRRGGRPTLLSAPGTTWHSRGGTDERERGMYGWNSNPAASLTGVPTVAGWQHEVGYRGPDAYYSRVRDVDTMFLGAPREQARLLRQYDVEYVWIGPAERLRYDDGAITVTELEGVSVAYREGSVTVYRVDSEELPAAG, from the coding sequence ATGGAGTACGCCCTGGTCGTTCGCTGGCTCCTCCTGTTCGCGCTCGTCGCCGTGGCCGGGGTGCCGATCGCCGCCCGGCTCTTCCGTGTCCCCGGCCGTGGTGCGGGCTTCGCACTCCCGGTCGCGCTCGTGGTTCTCGCGCTCCCGGCGTACTGGGTCGGCCACTTCTCGCTCGCCGCGGGCCCCCTCGTCGGCGTCGTCGTCCTCTTCGTCGCCGCCGCCGTCGCGGGGCTGGACCTCGCGGCGCTCCGCGAGGGCGAACTCCGGGGCGCCCCCGACCTCACGATCGACCGGCGGGCGCTCGCCGACGTCGCCGCGGTGTTCGTCGTCGCCTTCTGTTTCCTCGTCGCCGTTCGCGCGGTCGACCCGGCGGTCCACGCGATCGGCGGCGAGAAGTTCCTCGACTTCGGCCTGCTGAAGTCGCTCGCCCGGGCCGAGGCGCTCCCCCCCGAGGACATGTGGTTCGCCGGCGAACCCATCCGCTACTACTACGGCGGTCACCTGATCGCCTCACTCCTCGCCCGCCTGTCGGCGACGCCCCCGCGCTTCGCGTACAACCTTGCGCTCGCGGGCTTTTACGCGATGCTCGTGACCGCGGCGTACGACCTCGCGGCGGCGATCTCGGCTTCGCGACGCGCGGAGCCGGCGTCGGCGCGGGACCGAGCCGACGCCCCGCGCGAGGGCTCCGCACGGCTCGCGGGACTCCTGAGCGCCTTCTTCGTCGGCTTCGCCGCCAACCTCCACACGGCCGCCGACGTCGCCCTGGGGGTCCTCCCCGGCGGCCTCAGAACCGTCGTAGCCGCCTGGATCGCCGCCGGCAACGACGCCGACCCCGCCGAGGTGCTCGCCGACGCGTCGGACTTCTTCTACTTCGATGCCTCGCGGGTTATCCCCGGGACGATCAACGAGTTCCCGCTGTTCGCGTGGCTCAACGGGGACCTCCACGCGCACATGATGGGGCTTCCGTTCCTCCTCCTCGTGGCGGGGCTCGCGTTCGCGTACTCCGAGACGCCCGCGGTCGACGTCCGGCGTCGGCGACTCCTGGTGTTCGGTGCCGTCCCCGTCGTCGCGGGGCTCCAGTCGGTCGTCGACACGTGGAGCTTTCCGACGGTGTTCGGGCTGTTGTTCCTCGGGCTGGCGTTCGCCCCGGCACACCCCCTGTCGCTCCTCCCCGGCGGATCGCGGTTCGCCGCGACCGCTGGCGACACGACCGACGGCGGCGCGGAGGGCAAGGGGGCCGATGACGGGGGGGCGCGTCTCGGTCGAGAGCTCGGACGGCTGGCCGGCGCGCTCGGGATCGCGGTGATCGCGGGGATCGTCGGCCTCGTGCTCTCCGCGCCGTTCGTCACCCTCGCGGCGGGCGGCGGGAGCAGTCGCTCGCTCGAACTCCTGGCCGCGGCCGATCGAAGCTCGCTCCAGGGGCTCCTCGTCGTCCACGGCGCGTTCGTCCTCGCGTTCGGCGCGTACCTGCTCTCGCGGGTCGGCCGCGCGACGCCCGTGCTCGTCGGCGTGGTGGCCGTCGCGGTTGCCGCGAGCGCCGTCGACCTGCCAGTGCTCGTCCTGACGGCCCCGCTCTTGGTGCTCGGCTTCGTCGCCCTCCGGTTCGACCGTCCGGTCGGGTTCGAGACGGTGCTCGTCGTCGGCGGAGCGGGGCTGGTGACGATGGTGGAGATCGTCTACCTCACCGAGCAGGCCGGCCCGCTCCGGATGAACACGGTGTTCAAGTTCTACATTCAGACGTGGGTGCTCTGGGGCGTCGCCGCCGGGGCCACGCTCGCCGGACTCCTCCGCCAGGGGACGGAGACGGCGACACGGGCGGCGGCGACGCGAGCGAGGGCCACGACCGACGGCGGAGGAGAGGACCAACTGGACGGGACCGACTTCCCGGTCCGCCGCGTGCTCGCTGCCTGTTTCGTCCTCCTGCTCGTGGTCTCGACGAGCACGTACGGCGCGTTCGCGCTCGGAAACCACTTCGGGAACGCCCCCGAACCGACGCTGGACGCGACCGCGTTCGTCGAGCGGGACCACCCCGAGGAGGCACCAGCGATCCGGTGGCTCGACCGCCGCGGGGGTCGGCCGACCCTGTTGTCGGCCCCGGGGACGACCTGGCATTCGAGAGGCGGCACCGACGAGCGCGAGCGCGGGATGTACGGGTGGAACTCGAACCCGGCAGCGAGCCTCACCGGCGTACCGACGGTCGCCGGCTGGCAGCACGAGGTCGGCTACCGCGGCCCCGACGCGTACTACTCGCGCGTGCGCGACGTCGACACCATGTTCCTCGGCGCTCCGCGAGAACAGGCGCGGCTCCTGCGACAGTACGACGTCGAGTACGTCTGGATCGGTCCGGCCGAACGACTCCGGTACGACGACGGCGCGATCACCGTGACCGAGTTGGAGGGCGTGTCGGTCGCCTACCGCGAGGGATCGGTGACGGTGTACCGGGTCGACAGCGAGGAACTCCCGGCCGCCGGCTGA
- a CDS encoding glycosyltransferase, with translation MSTVGVVYPAYHPDMDLFTAYLSAVADLLSPAVVRVELDDPRPGTVDALHDLPFPVEVNAVAARRGKGAAITAGFEALAPRVDVLAFADADGSTPADSLADVVRPVSAGRADLAVGSRRHPDAEIVSHQTLARRRLGDGFAWLARRLLDVALYDYQCGAKALSAETWAAVREHLYEPGFAWDIELVSVADALDRTVVEVPVVWEDHPQSTVSTLGTTLDLGRALVRSRHRARSLREDRLHALIDRSRESGPSLIERLGADPVDE, from the coding sequence ATGAGCACTGTCGGTGTCGTCTACCCCGCCTACCACCCCGACATGGACCTGTTCACGGCGTACCTCTCCGCCGTCGCCGACCTCCTGTCACCGGCCGTCGTCCGCGTCGAACTCGACGACCCGCGTCCCGGGACGGTCGACGCCCTCCACGACCTCCCGTTCCCCGTCGAGGTCAACGCCGTCGCCGCGCGCCGCGGGAAGGGCGCCGCCATCACGGCCGGCTTCGAGGCGCTCGCCCCCCGCGTCGACGTCCTCGCCTTCGCCGACGCCGACGGGTCGACCCCCGCCGACTCGCTCGCCGACGTCGTCCGACCCGTCAGCGCGGGGCGGGCGGATCTGGCCGTCGGCTCTCGGCGGCACCCCGACGCGGAGATCGTCTCCCACCAGACGCTCGCCCGTCGCCGCCTCGGCGATGGCTTCGCCTGGCTCGCCCGTCGGCTCCTCGACGTGGCGCTGTACGACTACCAGTGCGGCGCGAAGGCGCTCTCGGCGGAGACGTGGGCGGCGGTCCGCGAGCACCTCTACGAGCCCGGCTTCGCGTGGGACATCGAACTCGTCTCGGTCGCCGACGCGCTCGACCGCACCGTGGTCGAGGTGCCGGTCGTCTGGGAGGATCACCCACAGTCGACCGTCTCCACGCTCGGGACGACCCTCGACCTCGGGCGGGCGCTCGTCCGCTCGCGCCACCGCGCGCGGTCGCTCCGGGAGGACCGGCTCCACGCGCTCATCGACCGCTCACGGGAGTCGGGACCGTCGCTGATCGAGCGGCTCGGTGCCGACCCGGTGGACGAGTGA
- a CDS encoding GtrA family protein, whose translation MSVVDALLSGTRFGKFASVGVVGAVFDVTTATVLRELGVYPELAVFVGIEVAVVVMFLLNDNWTFAEQGAAGVGAALRRLLRSNLVRAGGILVQLATFRLFYRVVALELTVAGIDGWFVFSKIAGIGTGMLVNYVAESLVTWRVGRG comes from the coding sequence ATGTCGGTCGTCGACGCCCTGCTGTCGGGTACCCGCTTCGGCAAGTTCGCCTCCGTCGGCGTCGTCGGTGCCGTCTTCGACGTGACCACCGCGACCGTGCTCCGCGAACTCGGCGTCTACCCCGAACTCGCGGTGTTCGTCGGGATCGAGGTGGCCGTCGTCGTCATGTTCCTGCTCAACGACAACTGGACGTTCGCCGAGCAGGGGGCCGCGGGCGTCGGCGCGGCGCTCCGGCGGCTCCTGCGGTCGAACCTCGTCCGGGCCGGCGGCATCCTCGTCCAGCTCGCGACGTTCCGGCTGTTCTACCGCGTCGTCGCGCTCGAACTGACGGTGGCCGGTATCGACGGCTGGTTCGTCTTCTCGAAGATCGCCGGCATCGGCACCGGGATGCTCGTCAACTACGTCGCCGAAAGCCTCGTCACGTGGCGCGTCGGACGTGGCTGA
- a CDS encoding cobalamin B12-binding domain-containing protein: MSADAEQRTIRCLIAKVGLDGHDRGAHVIARAFRDAGFEVIYSGLHRAPDEIVQAAVQEDVDVIGISILSGAHNTLVPKVVDGLKEYDAFEDTLILVGGIVPDEDRAKLKELGVAEVFGPGTPMQETIDFVRENAPER; the protein is encoded by the coding sequence ATGAGCGCAGACGCAGAGCAACGGACGATCCGGTGTCTCATCGCCAAGGTCGGTCTCGACGGGCACGACCGCGGCGCACACGTCATCGCGCGCGCGTTCCGCGACGCCGGGTTCGAGGTGATCTACTCGGGACTCCATCGTGCGCCGGACGAGATCGTACAGGCGGCCGTCCAAGAGGACGTCGACGTGATCGGCATCTCCATCCTCTCGGGGGCGCACAACACTCTAGTTCCGAAGGTCGTCGACGGGCTCAAAGAGTACGACGCGTTCGAGGACACGCTCATTCTGGTGGGGGGGATCGTTCCCGACGAGGACCGCGCGAAGCTGAAGGAACTGGGCGTCGCGGAGGTGTTCGGCCCGGGGACGCCGATGCAGGAGACGATCGACTTCGTCCGCGAGAACGCGCCCGA